A single window of Caldicellulosiruptor bescii DSM 6725 DNA harbors:
- a CDS encoding glycoside hydrolase family 28 protein — MRIIVTDFGAKGDGVSFCTEVIQKAIDTCFENGGGVVVIPAGIYLSRPIRLKSNVTLYLEEGAVIKATNNIEDYYQIGYYHNEWGEVTSFLYAMNEKNIAVDGKGTIDLSGSSFMDFSRAFNQFEELSQLDKDQFEETECKPIYRPNQPIFFYNCENISLSGISIIDSPCWTVCIHSSKYIKVHNIRIMNNLRVPNSDGIHLCSCENVIISDSFFTCGDDCVAISGITNWDKPCENIIVSNCIMQTRSAALRMGHLDSKVKNVVASNLIILNSNRGIAIFANGKSGYVKSVTISNVIMTTKIFAGTWWGKGEPIVIASPEEGNFIEDISISNIKAYSENGILIYGKDNNIRNISLKSIDIYLRFGKNRPLFGKRIDILPSKCPPFPDYMNKIPWIFAKDVLNLKLQDINYGYNLQNLKTDFDIEGIFQNVNNSFFSGIRKVAT, encoded by the coding sequence GTGAGAATAATTGTAACTGACTTTGGAGCAAAAGGAGATGGAGTGAGTTTTTGTACAGAGGTAATACAAAAGGCTATTGACACCTGTTTTGAAAATGGTGGTGGAGTTGTAGTTATACCTGCTGGAATTTATTTGAGTCGCCCTATAAGGTTAAAATCTAATGTAACCCTATATTTGGAAGAAGGTGCTGTAATCAAAGCAACCAACAATATTGAAGATTACTACCAAATTGGTTATTACCACAACGAATGGGGAGAGGTTACTTCATTTTTATATGCGATGAACGAAAAGAACATAGCAGTTGATGGAAAAGGTACAATTGACCTTTCCGGAAGCAGTTTTATGGATTTTTCAAGAGCATTTAATCAGTTCGAAGAGCTATCTCAACTTGACAAAGACCAGTTTGAAGAGACAGAATGTAAGCCCATTTACCGACCAAATCAACCCATATTCTTCTATAACTGTGAAAATATTAGTCTGAGCGGTATCTCAATTATTGACTCACCTTGCTGGACAGTTTGCATCCACTCATCAAAATACATCAAGGTGCACAACATAAGGATTATGAACAATCTCAGAGTTCCAAACAGCGACGGTATACATCTTTGCTCATGCGAAAATGTAATAATATCAGATAGCTTCTTTACTTGCGGTGATGACTGTGTTGCTATATCTGGCATTACAAACTGGGACAAACCATGTGAAAATATAATTGTGTCAAACTGTATTATGCAAACACGCTCAGCAGCGTTGCGGATGGGACACCTCGATAGCAAAGTAAAGAATGTGGTTGCTTCTAATCTTATCATCCTTAATTCAAACAGAGGAATTGCAATATTCGCAAACGGGAAAAGCGGGTATGTCAAATCAGTTACAATCTCAAATGTCATTATGACAACAAAAATATTTGCTGGTACATGGTGGGGAAAAGGTGAACCAATTGTAATTGCCTCTCCTGAAGAAGGTAATTTTATTGAAGATATCTCTATTTCCAATATAAAAGCTTATTCGGAAAATGGGATTTTAATCTATGGCAAAGATAATAATATCCGCAATATTTCACTTAAAAGTATTGATATATACCTTAGATTTGGCAAAAACAGACCACTTTTTGGCAAAAGAATTGACATTCTCCCAAGCAAATGTCCACCTTTCCCTGATTACATGAATAAAATTCCATGGATTTTTGCAAAAGATGTTTTGAATCTTAAACTTCAAGATATAAACTATGGATACAATTTACAAAACTTAAAAACTGATTTTGACATAGAAGGAATTTTTCAAAATGTAAATAACTCTTTCTTTTCTGGTATTAGAAAAGTAGCTACTTAA
- a CDS encoding glycosyl hydrolase: MEKDYYDVVGVDFYAPTQNYGPLSFWYDYVYELTEAKKPIALTENGPIPDPDVLQNTKTYWLWFMPWWGRFTTDGNINSFEHLRKVYNHPYVITLDKFDLFRR; encoded by the coding sequence ATAGAAAAAGACTACTATGATGTTGTAGGGGTTGACTTTTATGCCCCGACCCAAAACTATGGTCCTCTTTCATTTTGGTATGATTATGTCTATGAGCTGACAGAAGCTAAAAAACCTATAGCTTTGACAGAAAATGGACCAATCCCTGACCCAGATGTTTTGCAAAATACAAAAACTTATTGGCTTTGGTTTATGCCTTGGTGGGGTCGATTTACGACTGATGGCAATATAAATTCGTTTGAACACCTGAGAAAGGTTTATAACCACCCTTATGTAATAACACTTGATAAATTCGACTTATTTAGAAGATGA